From Prevotella melaninogenica, the proteins below share one genomic window:
- a CDS encoding DUF7281 domain-containing protein, whose protein sequence is MAVSASIQALIAGETVAGSRISNSLLTELIQEGLLQIIIHGSRKSYRANNIEALKRFLIDKDENYRILDVGNSESRSLMASETGNSKLVTIRSCPGFPVNTYESIECRLNKEPFTINPQEGYFFFVSDWRTFTIPNNVIIIGIENMENFRKVRQQRLFFDEYLHKHGLSQKVLFVSRYPQSTDLKEWLASIPNPYIHFGDFDLAGIHIFLSEFQKHLGTERTSFLIPEDISSRLRCGSTRRYNEQYARYKDIKSDRIEIQQLIDLIHHERKGYDQEGYISQ, encoded by the coding sequence ATGGCAGTAAGTGCATCTATACAAGCGTTAATAGCTGGTGAGACCGTTGCAGGCTCAAGGATAAGTAATAGCCTACTGACAGAACTTATCCAGGAAGGTCTATTGCAAATCATTATACATGGGTCGAGAAAATCGTATCGTGCCAACAATATCGAAGCATTAAAAAGGTTTCTTATTGATAAAGATGAGAACTATCGAATATTAGATGTCGGTAATTCTGAGTCAAGGAGTTTAATGGCAAGCGAGACAGGAAACTCTAAACTCGTGACTATACGCTCGTGTCCTGGATTCCCAGTGAATACGTATGAGTCGATTGAATGTCGATTGAATAAAGAACCATTTACCATCAATCCACAAGAAGGATATTTCTTTTTTGTTTCTGATTGGAGAACATTTACGATTCCAAACAACGTGATTATCATTGGAATTGAGAATATGGAGAATTTCAGAAAAGTTCGTCAACAAAGACTATTCTTCGATGAGTACCTACATAAACATGGACTTTCACAAAAGGTACTGTTCGTCTCACGCTATCCACAATCAACCGATCTTAAAGAATGGCTGGCATCTATCCCCAATCCATATATCCACTTTGGCGACTTTGATTTGGCTGGTATTCATATATTCCTGTCTGAGTTTCAGAAGCATTTAGGCACAGAACGCACATCTTTCTTAATCCCAGAAGATATCTCCTCACGGTTAAGATGCGGCTCAACAAGACGTTATAACGAACAATATGCTCGTTATAAGGATATTAAATCAGACAGAATAGAGATTCAACAATTGATAGACCTCATTCATCATGAGCGTAAGGGCTATGATCAAGAGGGTTACATTTCTCAATAA
- a CDS encoding asparaginase, translated as MNRTNKVLLIYTGGTIGMGHNQRTGALEPLDFNHLVENVPEFKLIPTEVDTYQFDPPIDSSDMSPVRWKQLVKVISDRYDEYDGFVVLHGTDTMSYTASALSFMFEHLTKPIILTGSQLPIGQLRTDGKENLMTSLELASAHHLDGTPMVPEVCIYFSGHLLRGNRSTKQNADEFNAFDTFNYPHLCEAGVNFNFKEHSILKPDFTKPMVPHFELDNNVIIFSLFPGIEEHLIHHMFDAPELRSIVMRSYGSGNAPQQPWLMNILRKVSERDVIVVNISQCISGQVEMNRYDTGYQLKDTGVISGYDSTVEAAVTKLMYLQAKYNDTETIRKYMNQSIAGEITIYN; from the coding sequence ATGAACAGAACCAACAAAGTATTACTTATTTATACAGGCGGTACCATTGGTATGGGACATAACCAACGGACAGGCGCATTGGAGCCCTTAGACTTCAATCATCTTGTTGAGAACGTTCCCGAGTTCAAACTAATTCCTACAGAGGTTGACACCTATCAGTTCGACCCTCCTATCGACTCTTCTGATATGTCACCAGTGAGATGGAAGCAGCTGGTGAAAGTCATTTCAGACCGATATGATGAGTATGATGGTTTTGTTGTTTTGCATGGTACAGACACGATGTCTTACACAGCCTCTGCCTTGTCATTTATGTTTGAACACCTCACAAAGCCAATCATCCTTACTGGTTCACAACTTCCAATAGGTCAGCTACGTACGGACGGTAAGGAAAACCTCATGACAAGTCTTGAATTGGCATCTGCACATCACTTAGATGGCACTCCAATGGTACCAGAGGTTTGTATCTACTTTAGCGGTCATCTCCTACGAGGCAACCGCTCAACGAAGCAGAATGCAGACGAGTTTAATGCGTTTGACACTTTTAATTATCCTCATCTCTGCGAGGCTGGTGTCAACTTCAACTTTAAAGAACACAGTATATTAAAGCCAGACTTTACGAAGCCAATGGTGCCACACTTCGAGTTGGATAACAATGTGATTATCTTCTCTCTCTTCCCCGGTATCGAAGAGCATTTGATTCATCACATGTTTGATGCACCAGAGTTGAGAAGTATTGTCATGCGTTCATACGGAAGTGGAAACGCTCCACAGCAACCTTGGCTTATGAACATACTTCGTAAGGTTTCAGAACGTGACGTTATTGTGGTTAATATCAGTCAGTGTATCAGCGGACAAGTTGAGATGAATCGTTACGATACGGGTTATCAACTCAAGGACACTGGTGTTATTAGCGGTTATGATAGTACGGTTGAAGCTGCTGTAACAAAGTTGATGTATCTGCAAGCTAAGTATAACGATACTGAAACGATTCGTAAATACATGAACCAATCTATTGCAGGGGAAATCACTATCTATAATTGA
- a CDS encoding exodeoxyribonuclease III, producing MRIISWNTFGIRTALPNLQKMLESCTPDIVCLQETKVRTQYANFDFKGYQQYWNESTDFAHLGTALLLKSSTLISVTYDNFDVYYDKGNVIVTELKEIYVVCVYVPYAGATATTRDNRHHWYKCFQSIIHQLQQNKPCVICGDFNVVQQDIDAWDKAVINTSLACFSKEERAEIGRFVQEEQLIDVYRYLYPSTKSEGFTYFPFGSDYRKNKKGYRIDLFLISKQLISKVVDCYPLQDVEGSCNVPLLLDIDI from the coding sequence ATGAGGATAATTTCTTGGAATACTTTTGGTATTAGGACAGCTTTACCAAATCTTCAGAAGATGTTGGAAAGCTGTACTCCTGATATAGTATGTTTACAAGAAACCAAAGTAAGAACGCAATATGCCAATTTTGACTTTAAAGGCTATCAACAGTATTGGAATGAGTCAACAGACTTTGCACATTTAGGTACTGCTCTTCTGTTAAAATCAAGCACGCTTATATCTGTTACATATGATAACTTTGATGTATATTACGACAAAGGGAATGTCATTGTTACAGAGTTAAAGGAGATTTATGTTGTATGTGTTTATGTTCCTTATGCAGGGGCAACAGCAACAACAAGAGATAATAGACACCATTGGTATAAATGTTTTCAAAGTATTATTCACCAATTACAGCAAAATAAGCCATGTGTTATATGTGGTGATTTCAATGTTGTGCAGCAAGATATAGATGCTTGGGATAAGGCTGTTATAAACACTTCTTTAGCTTGTTTTAGTAAAGAAGAACGTGCAGAGATTGGAAGGTTTGTTCAAGAAGAACAGTTGATTGATGTCTATCGTTACCTATATCCCAGCACTAAAAGTGAGGGATTTACTTATTTCCCATTCGGGTCTGACTATAGAAAGAATAAGAAAGGGTATAGAATAGACTTGTTTCTCATTAGCAAACAATTAATCAGTAAGGTTGTTGACTGCTATCCATTACAGGATGTGGAAGGCTCATGTAATGTCCCTCTCTTACTCGATATAGATATATAA
- the mnmE gene encoding tRNA uridine-5-carboxymethylaminomethyl(34) synthesis GTPase MnmE, with product MNSKGIFLSASDTVCSLATQPGGAIGVIRVSGEKAIEVTDKVFHGVRGKHLTDAKGNTLHYGEILDKEGNTIDDVLVSVFRAPHSYTGENSTEISCHGSAYILNQVVKALINAGCRQAQPGEYTQRAYLNGKMDLSQAEAVADLIAASNRATHQVALSQLKGHFSSELSLLREQLLKMTSLLELELDFSDHEELEFADRTELKALAETIHQKIKLLTDSFETGKALKKGVPVAIVGKTNVGKSTLLNCLLHEEKAIVSDIHGTTRDVIEDTTEIKGVTFRFIDTAGIRHTDDQIEKLGIERAYQKMDEAAIVLWVIDEQPTAEECTEMQRLTQGKHLITIFNKIDSKAVEPKQVDNDLHTVYISAKLKQNIKALEEAIYEAADIPEISENSVIITSARHYEALTHADESILRVIEALDFGLSGDLVSEDLRICLHQLADITGGQITPHEVLGNIFKHFCIGK from the coding sequence ATGAATTCAAAGGGTATATTTTTATCAGCATCTGATACTGTGTGTAGTCTCGCTACTCAGCCGGGTGGAGCTATAGGTGTCATCCGTGTGAGTGGTGAGAAGGCGATAGAAGTAACGGACAAAGTCTTTCATGGTGTTCGTGGAAAGCATTTAACAGATGCGAAAGGGAACACCTTGCATTATGGTGAAATCCTCGATAAGGAGGGAAATACCATTGATGATGTTTTAGTTAGTGTCTTCCGTGCTCCCCATAGTTATACGGGTGAGAACAGTACGGAGATATCCTGTCATGGTTCTGCTTATATTCTTAATCAGGTTGTAAAGGCACTCATTAATGCTGGCTGTCGTCAGGCTCAGCCGGGAGAGTATACACAGCGCGCTTATCTGAATGGTAAGATGGATCTTAGTCAGGCAGAAGCTGTTGCCGACCTTATCGCTGCTTCTAATCGTGCTACGCATCAAGTGGCTTTGAGTCAACTGAAGGGCCATTTTAGTTCAGAGCTTTCACTCTTGCGTGAACAGCTTTTGAAAATGACTTCTTTGTTGGAGTTAGAACTTGATTTCTCTGATCATGAGGAACTTGAGTTTGCTGATCGTACAGAACTAAAAGCTTTGGCAGAGACGATTCATCAAAAGATAAAACTTCTCACAGATTCCTTTGAGACGGGTAAGGCTTTGAAGAAAGGTGTGCCTGTAGCCATTGTTGGTAAGACAAATGTGGGTAAGTCGACTCTGTTGAATTGCCTTCTTCATGAGGAGAAAGCTATTGTTTCAGATATTCATGGTACGACACGCGATGTCATTGAAGATACTACAGAAATCAAAGGTGTCACATTCCGTTTTATAGATACGGCTGGTATTCGTCACACTGATGATCAAATTGAGAAGTTAGGCATTGAGCGCGCTTATCAAAAGATGGATGAGGCAGCCATTGTTTTGTGGGTTATTGATGAACAACCAACAGCAGAAGAATGTACTGAAATGCAACGTTTGACACAGGGTAAGCACTTGATAACAATCTTCAATAAAATCGATAGTAAAGCGGTAGAGCCTAAGCAGGTAGATAATGACTTACATACAGTCTATATATCAGCGAAGTTAAAGCAAAATATTAAGGCTTTGGAGGAGGCTATTTATGAAGCTGCTGATATCCCTGAGATAAGTGAGAATAGTGTTATCATTACTTCTGCGCGTCATTACGAGGCATTAACGCATGCTGACGAATCTATCTTACGTGTCATAGAAGCTCTCGACTTTGGACTTAGTGGTGACCTTGTTAGTGAAGACTTGCGCATCTGTCTTCATCAACTCGCCGATATAACAGGCGGGCAGATTACCCCACATGAAGTGCTTGGAAATATATTTAAGCACTTCTGTATAGGTAAGTAA
- a CDS encoding nucleoside phosphorylase, protein MEKKYFAPSELIINEDGSIFHLHLKPENLADKVILVGDPGRVALVASHFENKECEVSNREFCAITGTFKGKRITVLSTGIGCDNIDIVLNELDALANIDFKTRTENEQLRQLTLVRIGTCGGLQPYTPVGTYIASAKSIGFDGLLNFYAGRNQASDLEFEAEFKKQVEWDSQLGNPYVACADKELLDTIAADDMVRGVTIACGGFFGPQGRELRLPLQDPKLNEKIENFSYNGMQVTNFEMESSALAGLATLMGHKAVTVCMVIANRLAKEANASYKNTIDGLIEKVLERI, encoded by the coding sequence ATGGAGAAGAAATATTTTGCCCCTTCAGAACTGATTATAAATGAGGATGGAAGTATCTTCCACTTGCACTTGAAGCCAGAGAATCTTGCAGATAAAGTTATTCTTGTTGGTGACCCTGGACGTGTAGCACTCGTTGCTTCACACTTTGAGAATAAAGAATGTGAGGTTTCTAATCGTGAGTTCTGTGCTATCACAGGTACTTTCAAGGGAAAGAGAATTACGGTTTTGAGTACAGGTATTGGCTGTGACAATATTGATATCGTTTTAAACGAATTAGATGCGCTTGCTAATATCGATTTCAAGACACGTACAGAGAATGAGCAGTTGCGTCAGTTGACACTCGTACGAATCGGTACTTGTGGAGGATTGCAGCCTTACACTCCTGTTGGTACTTACATTGCGTCTGCCAAGAGTATTGGTTTCGATGGCTTGTTAAACTTCTATGCAGGTCGTAATCAGGCTTCTGACCTTGAGTTTGAAGCGGAATTCAAGAAGCAGGTTGAATGGGATTCGCAGTTGGGAAATCCATACGTGGCTTGTGCTGATAAGGAGTTGCTTGACACTATCGCTGCTGATGATATGGTACGTGGTGTTACGATTGCTTGTGGAGGATTCTTCGGACCACAGGGACGTGAACTTCGTTTGCCATTGCAGGACCCTAAACTGAATGAGAAGATAGAAAACTTCTCTTATAATGGTATGCAGGTAACTAACTTCGAGATGGAGTCATCGGCTCTTGCTGGTCTTGCAACGCTTATGGGGCATAAGGCTGTAACGGTTTGTATGGTTATTGCCAACCGTCTTGCAAAAGAAGCAAATGCAAGCTATAAGAATACTATCGACGGCTTGATAGAGAAGGTGTTGGAGAGAATATAG